In a single window of the Scyliorhinus canicula chromosome 1, sScyCan1.1, whole genome shotgun sequence genome:
- the gja9a gene encoding gap junction protein alpha 9a isoform X2: protein MGDWNFLGGILEEVHVHSTIVGKIWLTILFIFRMLVLGVAAEDVWNDEQSEFICNTEQPGCRNVCYDKAFPISLIRYWVLQVIFVSSPSLVYMGHALYRLRALEKERQKKKVELKGELEEAETMAEDRRRLERELRQLERRKLNKAPLRGSLLRTYVLHILTRSVVEVGFMMGQFLLYGLELDPLYKCKRSPCPNIVDCFVSRPTEKTVFMLFMLCIAAVSLFLNILEIIHLGCKKIELGLLGYYPKLKEDVGDICANKSQKTLGAQQFSLSATGLPQTMMPSAPCGYSLLLEKPAEATLYPIFTPTSEFKLIHDDLAQSHKEQQEHPMVNHFQAHSNIALSCNEGPKKSNESEVPSQRSEELTEHSNTASLPVSGLPPTNSYSSSQMELSTAGVLYPTLHMGMASFPAIPASTSRKLRRVGTSYNCATVVERTGSATESEPGNKGRNSFGATRARAASKTDVKRPSRPDTPESTCESSSESKKSGNGCSPQALPPSRRMSLASNGSGRRAPTDLQI, encoded by the coding sequence ATGGGCGACTGGAATTTCCTCGGAGGGATTTTGGAAGAAGTTCATGTCCACTCCACCATAGTTGGGAAAATATggctgacaatcctcttcatatTCCGCATGCTCGTCCTCGGAGTGGCTGCTGAAGATGTGTGGAATGACGAGCAGTCGGAGTTCATCTGCAACACAGAGCAGCCGGGCTGCAGAAACGTGTGCTACGACAAAGCTTTCCCCATCTCACTCATACGATACTGGGTCCTGCAGGTCATCTTTGTGTCTTCGCCATCCCTGGTCTATATGGGCCATGCCCTGTACAGGCTCAGGGCACtggagaaagaaagacagaagAAGAAAGTAGAGCTgaagggtgaactggaggaggcgGAGACAATGGCGGAAGACAGGCGTAGATTAGAGCGGGAGTTAAGGCAGCTGGAGCGCAGAAAATTAAACAAAGCGCCTCTGAGAGGGTCACTGCTACGCACTTACGTCCTGCACATACTCACCAGGTCTGTGGTTGAAGTAGGATTTatgatgggtcagtttttgctCTATGGACTTGAATTGGATCCTTTGTACAAATGTAAACGATCTCCTTGCCCGAATATCGTTGATTGCTTTGTATCCAGGCCCACTGAGAAAACGGTTTTCATGTTATTCATGCTGTGCATTGCGGCAGTGTCCTTGTTTTTAAACATTCTCGAAATCATTCATTTGGGCTGCAAGAAAATTGAACTGGGGCTTCTTGGATATTATCCCAAACTGAAAGAGGACGTGGGGGACATCTGTGCCAACAAATCACAGAAGACCTTGGGTGCTCAGCAGTTTTCTCTCTCTGCAACTGGGCTCCCACAAACCATGATGCCCAGTGCCCCCTGTGGTTACAGTTTACTGCTGGAGAAGCCAGCAGAGGCCACACTGTATCCAATATTTACACCAACGTCTGAGTTCAAACTCATCCACGATGACCTGGCACAAAGTCATAAAGAGCAACAGGAGCATCCAATGGTCAATCATTTCCAAGCACATTCCAACATTGCACTGAGTTGCAATGAAGGGCCGAAGAAGTCAAACGAATCTGAGGTTCCCAGCCAAAGGAGTGAAGAATTGACAGAGCACTCCAACACTGCCTCCCTCCCTGTCAGTGGCCTCCCCCCTACAAACTCATATTCCTCCAGTCAGATGGAGCTGTCCACAGCCGGTGTGTTATACCCGACCCTTCACATGGGCATGGCATCTTTCCCTGCGATTCCAGCCAGCACCAGTCGCAAACTCCGCCGAGTCGGCACCTCCTATAACTGCGCCACGGTGGTGGAGCGAACCGGTTCTGCCACGGAATCTGAACCAGGTAACAAGGGAAGAAATAGCTTTGGGGCCACCAGAGCCCGGGCAGCTTCGAAAACGGACGTGAAACGGCCCAGCCGACCCGACACGCCCGAATCAACCTGTGAATCCAGCTCAGAATCGAAGAAGAGTGGGAATGGCTGTAGCCCCCaggctctccctccctcccggagaATGTCATTGGCAAGTAACGGCAGCGGCAGGCGTGCACCCACCGATCTCCAGATATGA
- the gja9a gene encoding gap junction protein alpha 9a isoform X3, with product MGDWNFLGGILEEVHVHSTIVGKIWLTILFIFRMLVLGVAAEDVWNDEQSEFICNTEQPGCRNVCYDKAFPISLIRYWVLQVIFVSSPSLVYMGHALYRLRALEKERQKKKVELKGELEEAETMAEDRRRLERELRQLERRKLNKAPLRGSLLRTYVLHILTRSVVEVGFMMGQFLLYGLELDPLYKCKRSPCPNIVDCFVSRPTEKTVFMLFMLCIAAVSLFLNILEIIHLGCKKIELGLLGYYPKLKEDVGDICANKSQKTLGAQQFSLSATGLPQTMMPSAPCGYSLLLEKPAEATLYPIFTPTSEFKLIHDDLAQSHKEQQEHPMVNHFQAHSNIALSCNEGPKKSNESEVPSQRSEELTEHSNTASLPVSGLPPTNSYSSSQMELSTAGVLYPTLHMGMASFPAIPASTSRKLRRVGTSYNCATVVERTGSATESEPGNKGRNSFGATRARAASKTDVKRPSRPDTPESTCESSSESKKSGNGCSPQALPPSRRMSLITVLQRLAIMKKLSQ from the exons ATGGGCGACTGGAATTTCCTCGGAGGGATTTTGGAAGAAGTTCATGTCCACTCCACCATAGTTGGGAAAATATggctgacaatcctcttcatatTCCGCATGCTCGTCCTCGGAGTGGCTGCTGAAGATGTGTGGAATGACGAGCAGTCGGAGTTCATCTGCAACACAGAGCAGCCGGGCTGCAGAAACGTGTGCTACGACAAAGCTTTCCCCATCTCACTCATACGATACTGGGTCCTGCAGGTCATCTTTGTGTCTTCGCCATCCCTGGTCTATATGGGCCATGCCCTGTACAGGCTCAGGGCACtggagaaagaaagacagaagAAGAAAGTAGAGCTgaagggtgaactggaggaggcgGAGACAATGGCGGAAGACAGGCGTAGATTAGAGCGGGAGTTAAGGCAGCTGGAGCGCAGAAAATTAAACAAAGCGCCTCTGAGAGGGTCACTGCTACGCACTTACGTCCTGCACATACTCACCAGGTCTGTGGTTGAAGTAGGATTTatgatgggtcagtttttgctCTATGGACTTGAATTGGATCCTTTGTACAAATGTAAACGATCTCCTTGCCCGAATATCGTTGATTGCTTTGTATCCAGGCCCACTGAGAAAACGGTTTTCATGTTATTCATGCTGTGCATTGCGGCAGTGTCCTTGTTTTTAAACATTCTCGAAATCATTCATTTGGGCTGCAAGAAAATTGAACTGGGGCTTCTTGGATATTATCCCAAACTGAAAGAGGACGTGGGGGACATCTGTGCCAACAAATCACAGAAGACCTTGGGTGCTCAGCAGTTTTCTCTCTCTGCAACTGGGCTCCCACAAACCATGATGCCCAGTGCCCCCTGTGGTTACAGTTTACTGCTGGAGAAGCCAGCAGAGGCCACACTGTATCCAATATTTACACCAACGTCTGAGTTCAAACTCATCCACGATGACCTGGCACAAAGTCATAAAGAGCAACAGGAGCATCCAATGGTCAATCATTTCCAAGCACATTCCAACATTGCACTGAGTTGCAATGAAGGGCCGAAGAAGTCAAACGAATCTGAGGTTCCCAGCCAAAGGAGTGAAGAATTGACAGAGCACTCCAACACTGCCTCCCTCCCTGTCAGTGGCCTCCCCCCTACAAACTCATATTCCTCCAGTCAGATGGAGCTGTCCACAGCCGGTGTGTTATACCCGACCCTTCACATGGGCATGGCATCTTTCCCTGCGATTCCAGCCAGCACCAGTCGCAAACTCCGCCGAGTCGGCACCTCCTATAACTGCGCCACGGTGGTGGAGCGAACCGGTTCTGCCACGGAATCTGAACCAGGTAACAAGGGAAGAAATAGCTTTGGGGCCACCAGAGCCCGGGCAGCTTCGAAAACGGACGTGAAACGGCCCAGCCGACCCGACACGCCCGAATCAACCTGTGAATCCAGCTCAGAATCGAAGAAGAGTGGGAATGGCTGTAGCCCCCaggctctccctccctcccggagaATGTCATTG ATCACTGTACTTCAACGTTTAGCCATTATGAAAAAACTAAGTCAGTAA
- the gja9a gene encoding gap junction protein alpha 9a isoform X1 yields the protein MGDWNFLGGILEEVHVHSTIVGKIWLTILFIFRMLVLGVAAEDVWNDEQSEFICNTEQPGCRNVCYDKAFPISLIRYWVLQVIFVSSPSLVYMGHALYRLRALEKERQKKKVELKGELEEAETMAEDRRRLERELRQLERRKLNKAPLRGSLLRTYVLHILTRSVVEVGFMMGQFLLYGLELDPLYKCKRSPCPNIVDCFVSRPTEKTVFMLFMLCIAAVSLFLNILEIIHLGCKKIELGLLGYYPKLKEDVGDICANKSQKTLGAQQFSLSATGLPQTMMPSAPCGYSLLLEKPAEATLYPIFTPTSEFKLIHDDLAQSHKEQQEHPMVNHFQAHSNIALSCNEGPKKSNESEVPSQRSEELTEHSNTASLPVSGLPPTNSYSSSQMELSTAGVLYPTLHMGMASFPAIPASTSRKLRRVGTSYNCATVVERTGSATESEPGNKGRNSFGATRARAASKTDVKRPSRPDTPESTCESSSESKKSGNGCSPQALPPSRRMSLMLPDLLRFSSIFSLVSDSSIRSNLLL from the exons ATGGGCGACTGGAATTTCCTCGGAGGGATTTTGGAAGAAGTTCATGTCCACTCCACCATAGTTGGGAAAATATggctgacaatcctcttcatatTCCGCATGCTCGTCCTCGGAGTGGCTGCTGAAGATGTGTGGAATGACGAGCAGTCGGAGTTCATCTGCAACACAGAGCAGCCGGGCTGCAGAAACGTGTGCTACGACAAAGCTTTCCCCATCTCACTCATACGATACTGGGTCCTGCAGGTCATCTTTGTGTCTTCGCCATCCCTGGTCTATATGGGCCATGCCCTGTACAGGCTCAGGGCACtggagaaagaaagacagaagAAGAAAGTAGAGCTgaagggtgaactggaggaggcgGAGACAATGGCGGAAGACAGGCGTAGATTAGAGCGGGAGTTAAGGCAGCTGGAGCGCAGAAAATTAAACAAAGCGCCTCTGAGAGGGTCACTGCTACGCACTTACGTCCTGCACATACTCACCAGGTCTGTGGTTGAAGTAGGATTTatgatgggtcagtttttgctCTATGGACTTGAATTGGATCCTTTGTACAAATGTAAACGATCTCCTTGCCCGAATATCGTTGATTGCTTTGTATCCAGGCCCACTGAGAAAACGGTTTTCATGTTATTCATGCTGTGCATTGCGGCAGTGTCCTTGTTTTTAAACATTCTCGAAATCATTCATTTGGGCTGCAAGAAAATTGAACTGGGGCTTCTTGGATATTATCCCAAACTGAAAGAGGACGTGGGGGACATCTGTGCCAACAAATCACAGAAGACCTTGGGTGCTCAGCAGTTTTCTCTCTCTGCAACTGGGCTCCCACAAACCATGATGCCCAGTGCCCCCTGTGGTTACAGTTTACTGCTGGAGAAGCCAGCAGAGGCCACACTGTATCCAATATTTACACCAACGTCTGAGTTCAAACTCATCCACGATGACCTGGCACAAAGTCATAAAGAGCAACAGGAGCATCCAATGGTCAATCATTTCCAAGCACATTCCAACATTGCACTGAGTTGCAATGAAGGGCCGAAGAAGTCAAACGAATCTGAGGTTCCCAGCCAAAGGAGTGAAGAATTGACAGAGCACTCCAACACTGCCTCCCTCCCTGTCAGTGGCCTCCCCCCTACAAACTCATATTCCTCCAGTCAGATGGAGCTGTCCACAGCCGGTGTGTTATACCCGACCCTTCACATGGGCATGGCATCTTTCCCTGCGATTCCAGCCAGCACCAGTCGCAAACTCCGCCGAGTCGGCACCTCCTATAACTGCGCCACGGTGGTGGAGCGAACCGGTTCTGCCACGGAATCTGAACCAGGTAACAAGGGAAGAAATAGCTTTGGGGCCACCAGAGCCCGGGCAGCTTCGAAAACGGACGTGAAACGGCCCAGCCGACCCGACACGCCCGAATCAACCTGTGAATCCAGCTCAGAATCGAAGAAGAGTGGGAATGGCTGTAGCCCCCaggctctccctccctcccggagaATGTCATTG atgctgccagacctgctgagattttccagcattttctctttggtttcagattccagcatccgcagtaatttgcttttataa